A window of Exiguobacterium sp. Helios genomic DNA:
GTTTTTCAGCGTTCGGGTTCACACCCGGCAGCCCGTCCTCCATTGTAACAAGAAAATCAAGTTCCGAAAACACTGAATGCATAAAGTTAATCGAACGTTTCGACCATTTTCGCGATTTCGACAAACGAACAAGTCCAATTCGGAGCTCATCACGGGGGCATTTCGCAAAGTAATTAAAGTAATGCTTAAATTCTTCCCGGGATGGAATCGTCTCGAAATAGTATCCTTCGTCTTTAAACGCACAGTAAATCCGTTCGGCTTCGTTCAAATAAGGCAAGAAGGCCGATTCTTCTTCCGGCAGATCCAAAAAGACGACGTTTGCCTTAGCAGATCCATTTAGCGTACGCTCGGCATATTTGGTTTGTGTTTCTTCCGAGAAGGCGACAAACGTCGTCGTATCATGCGGAAGTTCAAACACATCCGTCAACGGTTTCTTGCCACCACGGTAATCAAACAGTTGGTAATCGACGACTGCTAAATCCTGAATCATCAGTTGCGGTTTACGGAAACCGTTCCATTCATTGATATTCAGACTCCCCATTAACGACACTTCTGCGAGTGATGACACTTCGTCGACGGCGTCACCAAAACCGAATCCGATTCCATCCAGTTCGGTCTTTCCGTCGGTCACGAGAACCTTCAGGTGGGTCAAATCACGGCCAATCCGTTTTAAGTCTCGGATGCTGGCATCTTCCACGACGACACGCGGTGACGGATTCCCCATACCGAACGGTGCGAGTCGTCCCATCTCTTCAATCAAGCCGATGGAGACATCCGAAACATTCAGGCGTAAATCAATTTCTGTCGTCGCGATGAACGCTTCTTCCGGCAAACTTGCCGCTTGGGCATTCAATCGTTCCCGTAAAACACTGACGTTTTCTGATGACAATGTCATTCCGGCAGCAGCCGGATGTCCTCCGAAGTGCGGTAGTATATCAGCCGACTGATTCAACTCGGCAAAGAGATCAAATGCGGCAATCGAACGGCCAGAACCTTTTGCCGTCCCTTTTTCTGCATCATGACACAAAAGAATCACAGGTCGATGATACTTTTCAACAAGCCGGGACGCTACGATTCCGACGACACCCGGATTCCATTGATCCGAATCGACGACTAAGACACGGTCTGCCAGATAATGCTGTTCCACGAGGTCGGTCGCTTCTTCGGCAATCTTTTTGACGATATCCTGCCGTTGTTTATTTTGTTGGTCGAGTTGTTCTGCAAGCAGGCTGGCTTCTTCTATTGTTTCCGCGAGTAACATCTCAAGCGCCGGCATCGCCGAGTCGAGTCGACCGGCTGCATTGATCCGGGGACCAAAGGCAAACCCGACCGACTCTTCCGTCAACTCGTCTTCGACGAGACTGCAGACTTTCCGTAACGCTAAAATACCCGGTCGTTCACTGGCATTTAACGCTTCAATCCCTTTCGCTGCAAGCAACCGGTTTTCACCGACGAGCGGCACTAAGTCGGCAATCGTTCCGAGTACAGCCAAATCAAGCAATTCTTCCGGCACACGTCCCAGTAACGCATGGGCGACCTTAAAGGCAACACCGGCACCGGCAAGCTTCGAATACGGGTAATTGGAATCAACACCCGGATGAATCATGGCGAAAGCGTCCGGCAAGACGTCTTTTGCTTCATGGTGATCGGTAATGATTAAATCAACGCCGAGTTCTTTTAAGACGGCGGCTTCCTCGATACCGGAAATTCCGCAGTCGACCGTGATGACGAGACCGAATCCTTCTTCTGCCGCCCAGCGGAACGCTGCCTCGTTTGGTCCGTAACCTTCTGTAAACCGATTCGGAATGTAGCATTCCGCCATCGCACCGATTTCAATCAACGCATGCCATAAAATCGCAGCGGAACTGACGCCGTCGACATCATAGTCTCCGTAAATCAAAATCATCTCACCTTCATCAGCCGCTTGCTGGATCCGGGCGACTACTTTGTTCATGTCCTGGAACAAGAACGGATCATGAAACGCCATTTGATCGGTTTCCAAAAACGCTTTAGCTTGATCCGCTGTCTCAAAGCCACGTTGCACGAGCAAGTGTGCGACTTGATGGGAAACGTTCACCTGGCCAGCCAGTTCGTCTATTTTAACGGAATCGACTTGCTTATCGATCCATGTTTTCTTTGAATGATACATCTAATCCCTCCAATCAACTTCATCATTATAGAACAAAACCCGCGTTAGCGATAGCTAACACGGGTCAGGTTATGAGGCTTGTTTTGTTGATTTCAGTGTCCGACCTTTCATGACGAGCCACAGTTGGGCTGCGATGAAAATCGAAGAATACATGCCCATGATCAGACCAACGAGTAAGGCAAGACTGAATCCACGGATCGCTTCACTACCGAAGATGTAGAGTGCCGCTGCCGTCATGATGACTGTGACGACCGTGTTGATTGAACGAATGATTGTCTGTTGAATCGATTCATTGACGATATGCGACAATTCACTGAACGTCACTTGACGGCCACCTTTTTCAGCAAGACCCAAGTTTTCCCGGACCCGGTCAAAGGTAACAATCGTATCATTGACCGAATAACCGATGATCGTCAAAATCGCTGCGATGAAGTACAGATTAACTTCAATCTGGAACAACGAGAAGAAGGCAATGATCATCAACGCATCATGGAGCAAAGCAAGGACAGTCGCAATCCCGTATAGCGGTTGGAAACGGAACGAGACGTAAATAACGATTCCAAGTGAAGCCAGCAAGACGGCATAAATCGCGTTACGGGCGATTTCCTGACCGACTTGTGCCGACACTGTCGAGATGCTTGGTTCTTTTTTATATTTTGCTTCAATCGTTTGTTTCATTTTCGAGATTTGCTCCTGATCGAATTCTCCGACGAACGTCACGTTCGCGAGCTTTCCGCCTTGCGCGAATTGCACACCATTGATTTCAGCGGCATCAATTCCGGCCTCTTCAATGACGGAACGAACCTCTGCTTCTTTGATCGTGTTCGTTGAAGAAATTTCAACGCGTGTTCCTTCTGTAAAGTCGATTCCGAGGTTCAAGCCGCGGAAGGCCAACAGTAGAATCGAAATGACTACAAGCGCAATCGTGATTGCAAAGTAAACTTTCCGATGCTTCACATAATCAAATTTCGTTGGATTAAAGTTCACGAATTTCATCCTCCTTTACGCCAAACCAGGTTTTTTTCTTATCAAACCAGCGGCTGCTGACGAGAAGTTGCATCAAGTAACGTGAGATGAAAACATTCGTGATGAACGTAACGGCAATCGAGACCATCAGCATGATGGCAAATCCTTTGACGGTACTTGTTCCGAAGTAATACAACACGCCTGCTGAAATCAACGTCGTCAAGTTGGCATCAAGAATCGTACCAAATGAGCGGCGGTTACCGGCTTTAAAGGCGGACAAGACGGATTTCCCGCTTCGGAGTTCATCTTTGATCCGTTCTGCCGTGATGATGTTCGCATCAACTGCCATCCCGACACCCAGTACGAGCGCAGCGATACCCGGCAATGTCAAGACTGCATTGATCCCGTTAAAGAAAATCATGACGAGATAGATATAGAACAACAATGTAATGATCGACACTAAACCAGATACCCGGTAGAACAGCAACATGAAGAGGAAGACGGCTGCAACACCGATCATTGACGCAAACAATGTCTGATCGAGGGCATCTTGACCAAACGCGGCCGAGACAGACGTCGAATAGATTTCATCCAGTTTGACGGGTAGTGCTCCGGCATTTAGGATTGACGATAGTTGTTTTCCGTATTCTGCTGTAATGTCACCACCAGAGATGATGGCTTTATCCGAGTTGATCGGCTGTTGGACCGAAGCATCGGAGACGATTTTTGAATTTTCTTTTTGAATCTCTTTTTCGTACGTATCCCCTTTTTCATAGTCGAGCCAGATGACAAGACGATTTGCAGGAGGTTGCATTTTAGACACTTGTTGTGTCACTTCATAAAATTTTTCTTTCGACTTCATTGTCAGTTCGACGAGCGGTGCGTTTGTTTGCGGATCGTATCCGACTTTCGCTCCTTTTGCCTTTAAGTCTGATCCATCAAGTAACACTTTGTCGTTGATGTCCCGGAATGACAGTTCGGCAGTCGAGGATAAAATCTGACGGGCTTCACTTTGATTTTTGACACCTGCCAGTTGAACACGAATCCTGTTGTCTCCTTCGATCCGGATGTCCGGTTCCGAAACACCCAGTACGTTAACCCGGTTTTCGATTGCCGTCAGCGTCGCGCTCATCGCATTGGAATCGATGACATCGCCTTCTTTTAGTGGTTGTACTTCATACAAGACTTCAAATCCGCCTTTTAAGTCCAGACCGAGTTTGGTGTCTTTTAAGAGCCAATTCGATGTCGTGCCAATCAAAACGAGCAGCGCGGCGACGATAATGAAGAACGTGGCCAGTTTTCCCTTCTTAATCATGCTACATTGTCCTTTCTCTCAATCCCTGTATATTTTCAGACAACTTTCTTATCCTATCCTAGCTTACATAAGAATTGGTAATCTTAGCAATCGTTTTTCTCATATATAAACAGAAAAGACGCTTCCGAATTCGGAAAGCGTCTTTTTCGAGCCTTATTCGACGATTTCGTCGTCCATGACAGTCGTAGTTTTTTTCGTAACTTCTGCGACCGCACTACGGTTAAACGTCAATTGCGCGTTACCCGACTTCAATGTGACGGTTGTCTCATCTACTTTTTGTACGACCCCATGAAGGCCACCGATCGTTACGATCGAGTCACCGCGTGATAATTGGGTTTGCATCTCACGCACTTGCTTCTGGCGTTTGTTCTGTGGACGAATCAACAAGAAATAAAACACCACGAAGATCAAGATCATCGGGAGGAAAGTCAATAGTTGTTGCATCTGAGTCAGCTCCTTTTCATTCAAATCACGTTCATTATACCGTAAAAAGAATGGAATTGTCAGACCATTTATCAGAAATTCTTTGCGTTCGGTAAATTATAACCGTATTCTTCAAAGAATTCGTCTTTGAAATCAAGCAGACGGTCTTCGCGAATCGCTTGACGGACGCCTTCCATCAACTTGACGAGGAAGTGAAGATTGTGTGTCGAACAGAGGTGAAGACCAAATGTTTCCTGTGCCCGGATCAAGTGATGGATATAAGCACGTGAGTAATTCTTACACGCATAGCAATCACATTTCTCATCGAGTGGACGGAAGTCACGGGCATATTTCGCATTCCGGACGACAAGACGTCCGCTTGATGTCATTAACGTACCGTTGCGTGCAATTCGAGTCGGCAAGACACAGTCAAACATGTCGATACCGCGAATGGCACCTTCGATCAAGGCATCTGGTGAACCGACGCCCATTAAGTAACGCGGCTTGTCTTCCGGCATGAGTGGTGTCGTAAAATCAAGGGCGCGGTACATGACGTCTTTTGGTTCTCCGACTGAAAGACCACCGACCGCATAACCCGGGAAATCAAGTGATGCAAGATCACGGGCACTTTGACGGCGTAAGTCTTCATACTCGCCGCCTTGAATGATACCGAACAATGCTTGATCCTGCGGCCGTTCGTGTGCTTCAAGGCAACGTTCCGCCCAGCGGCTTGTCCGCTCGACAGAAGCTTTCATGTATTCATGAGAAGCCGGGAACGGTGGGCACTCGTCAAACGCCATCATGATGTCAGAACCAAGGGCATTTTGGATTTCCATTGCTTTTTCCGGTGACAGGAACAGTTTATCTCCATTCAAGTGGTTCCGGAAATGGACACCTTCCTCTGTGATGTTACGTAAATCAGCGAGAGAAAAGACTTGGAATCCACCGGAATCGGTTAAGATGGCGCCGTCCCAATTCATGAATTTATGCAGACCGCCGGCTTCTTTAATGACATCATGGCCCGGACGGACCCACAGGTGATAGGTATTGGACAAAATGATGTTCGCATTCATGTCTTTAATCTGTTCCGGCGCCATCGTCTTGACTGTCGCTTGTGTCCCGACCGGCATGAAAACAGGTGTCTCGAAGCTGCCGTGCGGCGTATGGACGATTCCTAACCGCGCA
This region includes:
- the recJ gene encoding single-stranded-DNA-specific exonuclease RecJ encodes the protein MYHSKKTWIDKQVDSVKIDELAGQVNVSHQVAHLLVQRGFETADQAKAFLETDQMAFHDPFLFQDMNKVVARIQQAADEGEMILIYGDYDVDGVSSAAILWHALIEIGAMAECYIPNRFTEGYGPNEAAFRWAAEEGFGLVITVDCGISGIEEAAVLKELGVDLIITDHHEAKDVLPDAFAMIHPGVDSNYPYSKLAGAGVAFKVAHALLGRVPEELLDLAVLGTIADLVPLVGENRLLAAKGIEALNASERPGILALRKVCSLVEDELTEESVGFAFGPRINAAGRLDSAMPALEMLLAETIEEASLLAEQLDQQNKQRQDIVKKIAEEATDLVEQHYLADRVLVVDSDQWNPGVVGIVASRLVEKYHRPVILLCHDAEKGTAKGSGRSIAAFDLFAELNQSADILPHFGGHPAAAGMTLSSENVSVLRERLNAQAASLPEEAFIATTEIDLRLNVSDVSIGLIEEMGRLAPFGMGNPSPRVVVEDASIRDLKRIGRDLTHLKVLVTDGKTELDGIGFGFGDAVDEVSSLAEVSLMGSLNINEWNGFRKPQLMIQDLAVVDYQLFDYRGGKKPLTDVFELPHDTTTFVAFSEETQTKYAERTLNGSAKANVVFLDLPEEESAFLPYLNEAERIYCAFKDEGYYFETIPSREEFKHYFNYFAKCPRDELRIGLVRLSKSRKWSKRSINFMHSVFSELDFLVTMEDGLPGVNPNAEKRDLTEAATYKRHEERQRLEQQYIYSSLAQLKERFDTLVEAAKQEEMTWSSNSI
- the yajC gene encoding preprotein translocase subunit YajC codes for the protein MQQLLTFLPMILIFVVFYFLLIRPQNKRQKQVREMQTQLSRGDSIVTIGGLHGVVQKVDETTVTLKSGNAQLTFNRSAVAEVTKKTTTVMDDEIVE
- the tgt gene encoding tRNA guanosine(34) transglycosylase Tgt, encoding MTKHAVTYEHIKTCKQSGARLGIVHTPHGSFETPVFMPVGTQATVKTMAPEQIKDMNANIILSNTYHLWVRPGHDVIKEAGGLHKFMNWDGAILTDSGGFQVFSLADLRNITEEGVHFRNHLNGDKLFLSPEKAMEIQNALGSDIMMAFDECPPFPASHEYMKASVERTSRWAERCLEAHERPQDQALFGIIQGGEYEDLRRQSARDLASLDFPGYAVGGLSVGEPKDVMYRALDFTTPLMPEDKPRYLMGVGSPDALIEGAIRGIDMFDCVLPTRIARNGTLMTSSGRLVVRNAKYARDFRPLDEKCDCYACKNYSRAYIHHLIRAQETFGLHLCSTHNLHFLVKLMEGVRQAIREDRLLDFKDEFFEEYGYNLPNAKNF